The DNA segment GGAAATTAAAACTTAAAGAAGTAAATTCACGAtgatttttatgtgtttttctAAGACCAGTCACACTAATATGGAGATGATCTAGTGCACTAATATGACGATCTTCAAAGCCAAGCAATAAAGATTGAAAAGATCATGCGTTCTCTtaactaatatatataaaaattattcatttcatatttcaaaGAAGTCAAACCATTACTGCCCTTACTGTTGGACTGTGAAGCCTGATCCATACTAGATAGCTTTCCTTAATTTAAGCTTTGTACTATGTAAGTTTCTATGACAGTAAAAACCGCTCTGTGTGGCCGCTGTGGCATAAGAGAATGTTGTTtttgaaccacgtaaatctttgtgtgttttttcactctttctcttcttttgatttcTATTAGCTTGGTGTGTTAAAAAGAGAGTGTCAGAAAGCTTCGTTCCTAACACTAACATGCTCCTTGTATATGTATCGGAAAAGTTGGGTTATGAtcaatataaatatcataaaaatTAGGAGGGTTGTAGATATAAAGTTTTGATCTGACATGGTTCATTCCATGCCTGGATCAGATTCTTCTGAAACTGTTTTCATCCTGATTGAAATAGGTTGATGATTCAAATCTGCTATCATTTTCCTTTACCAAACAATGAAATTTAAAACTCATACCAGTGTCATAGATACCAtgagattttttaaaatgtcgCAATATTTATGAAGAAGTCAAATAAAACGAAGAACTCGGAAAAAGTTCTGGGGCCCATAATTGATAAGATTTTTTTCATCGTAAAGGAGGAAAGCTCTGGGGCCCATAATTAATAGATTTTTTCTATCGTTTCCATAATCTTCTTCAACTGAATTAGCAAGGAATGTGATCCGTCGAACTAGACTAATGTTTCTAATTTATGAAGGTTCGACTATGATTGAGCATGTGGTAGCTATGACGTGATGCACTTTCACGCTTTTATGTGACTGTTATCATTGAGTTGCAAGCATGGTTTGGTTGATAGATTACACAACTTCATATCCTTTACCAAGACGGAGCTCATTATTAGCATGAAGTCGTTGCCGAATTTGAACGGTATGTGATTGACTACTCATCTGTTTGATGTATGTGAGTATAGTTCAAGTGTACACCTGAGTGGTTGGACTACTTGTTTACGATATCAGACCTCCACAGCAAATTCTAGCGTACAGAAGTGGGAAGGTGGCCAAACGTGCAACAATTCAAAACTCCGAAGCACAAAGCATCTGAACATGCTTCCGTCTTTATTCTATAAATACCGAGCTCCAACTGCAAACTCTACACATAGACACCACATCTTAGGATTTTGCACACAGAGCTCGGAGTTTTCTGCACCATGGCTTCTTCTGAGCATGGCCGCTATGCCATCTTAGCTCTCCTTCTCTCGCTGTCAATGCTGAGGCTGAGCAGTCAATAGTGTTTGGTAGGGCGCTATCTATTGGAAGCTGCTGATGAGAGCAAGGCAGCAGAGGAGGTGAACCCACATGATCGCAACACTTTCCCAACAATACCAACCTTGCCCCAGCTGCCTGAATTCCCAACCTGCCAGCCTAAATTCCCGGAGATCCCCAAGTTACCGGTGCCCAAATTCCCAGAAATTCCCCACCAAACTGATGGTCATGATCTGCCTGAGATGAAGTTCCCGGAAATCCCCAACCCATTCGATCATCACCTGCCGGAGCTGCCCAAATTCTCAGAGGTCCCCAAACCAACTCTCCCTCATGAAGTTCCAGATGTTCATCTGCCTGAGCCTACTCTTCCTGAGTTGCCTCACGAGTTTCCTGCTTTTCCCCTACTTGAATTTCCCACAGTTCCTTACAAGCCCACTTCACCATGATCACGGCATTCCAAATTGGCCATGCTCAGTTTGGACCTTTGGCACCCACCATTAGAGTTCGAATACTGCTGTGTGTTTCTTGTCTTCTATGTACGTGAGGTTGCTCACTGTAGCTTACACTATTGTGTCCAACCCTCATGTTATTTGGCATCTGACAAGTATTTTATGTATATGAGTGTTAGAAGTTGCCTTGTATTCTGATGCTTTTAACATTATGAAATGATATTGTGCCTCACGTTAACCACAACTTTTTAATGTCGATCCAAGTTTGCAATGACTACCCTTCTCTCTGCTTTGCTCTACCCTGCTGCTCGCTTGTCTGGTTAAACTGTTTAATTAGATTCAAACGTTCAATGCATGACGCTTTATTCGAACAGGTATCTCTCCATTGTGTGGTTAATATGGCAAGAGCAAAGAAAAGAGTCACTTGAGATCAGCCCCTTAGGATTAATTTATACATATAACCCCCTTTATAGTGTGCTTATCCTCTATATAAATGAATGATCCAATATTGTATGGTTGACTTGTGTCTTATGGCAAAACAATTGAAGGGGCTCAAGGGGCCTGTGAGGGTTCCTTAGGGGCCGTTTGACAAGAAAACATTGCGTgagtattttataaatctacctcaaataTTGAAGTAGATTCACGAACTACTTggacaagtgtttcatgaatgaggcagattcatgaaacaccatTCACACAGTATTTCTCAAGCCAAACGATCCCTTGGAGTATGTGTTCATATAGAGAGTCAAAAGATTCCATCCTTTTTAAGTTGTTTTGTCATAAGACATAACCAActggaagaaggagaggaagaagggacaaATCGATCAATTTTTTTGACTCCTCCCCAACCGTAAAACCCTGCACCTTCTATTAGAAAAACTGAGGATTACAAGAATATTACAACTCATTAAGTTTAACTGATGGCTAGGAAATAAAAATTATGATTCTTTTGTACTTTTgtattctttcttattttattttttatatttttttgtttgctgcAAAATCTGGCAAACTAATAGTTGTATTCTCCAATGGCTAGTGTTCTAATTGTTGGACATTCCAATAACCCGAACTCTTCATTATTTGTTCGACCAAATgtacatattttattttgaggCTTGTGGTAAGTCTTTTGTAATTGTTTGTTGTGAATAATTTGGTAATGTTTTTTAGTGTATTTGTATATAGTTCAGTTCATTCTTGTGAGATTGTTGTGTATGCATCTGATATACACTGAGTGTGTTTATATCAGCTCTTTTCAGTTTGGAATTTGTGTGAATGAAGATTAAGTTGTGCAATCAGTTTTTTTCATACAATCATGAATATCAAGAGAAGAACTTGGATCAAGGCCAGCATGTCAAAAAGGTCCCATGTATTTACAACAAGGAACCAGTTTTGGTACAAGTTGTTAAAGAACCAAACAGACGACTCTAGAGAACTTAttcaagaagagaaacaaataatttgtcAAGCCATCAGTGAATAGTTTTAACAAGTAGGAATTGCATTCAACACCATTAATTTACCTTCTTAGAAGCTACAGGACGATTTTTCTTAGTTATAAAGGGTCCTTCATATTCCGAGATGGAAGAACCTTTATTGGCATTAGAAGCTGCTCAAACAAAAGCCCATGTCCAAATATAAAGAACATTGGAAGAAATATGATTGTTCTGTAAGGTTAGATGGATAGAGAAACACTAAGAGTAGAACATTGATCAATTTCTTAATTCACTACCCCATAAGAACCATGTTTCTAAAGTCGACTGATGTGTATGACCAAATTAAAGATGTAACCCTACTTTATAAGCTCCTCAAAGAAGTTACAAAATAAGTATGTGAGGAAAATTATATAAAGGCAGACAGGAAAATTGTTGATGAATGACATAGAGCTACGGTACTTGCTTTTTATCCCCAATGCATCACATTATTGGAAATAAGGTTGGAAATCAGAGAAATTCCAAAATTTAACCGTGCTTTTTCTACAGCAAAACAATTAATTGTATTCATATATGCACATGGTTGGACAATGAATATGATGAGATCTCATACAAACAAGATCCTACATAGGCTAGCAGTGACATGATTTGCTACGAGATCTTTTACTCTGGAAAGTTTACATAACTGCAAAAAAGGTCTAAATGTCATGTTCACTTCAATTGGATGGTGAAAAGCAAGTTCTCTAATACTGTAGCTAGAAAAACGTGAGAACCATTCTGGAAGTTACTTTTTGGTAGGGCATGCATGGAGAATGTTCTCGAAATTATGAGTAAATTAGTGCAGAGTACCTCTGCATTGCAACTTTTACTCTTCCACCCAATTCCAATGGAACATTCCCCTTGTAAAATTTTCCCTCCAAATCAAGGAAGCAATCAAATGCTACCTAAGTCATGTACCAATGTTTTTTCAATTGGCCTGAATCAGCCAATTGGTTTAAAATGAGCGCCAAACGGCTCTTTTGCACTACAACAATTCTTTGCAGCTCTGCCCTGGCGCATGAAAAGCACCAAAGAATATTTTAGCGGCACTAGGAGCACCTGAGCTACTCTTAATTTAGAGCCGCAGCTTTCTATTTTGTTGAAGTGCTGGTTCAATGGTTGACATAAGGGTGCCATATGTTACCCACACCGTTTACTTTGTATCATGCTTTACAATATTTTAAGCCTTTTCATCTTTTAAgtaatttctaaatttttaatttatttagaCAGAAGTACAAGTTGCTATAAGCTTTcaaaaaatgcacatatatgtcattttccttttcataaaaaagCAATATGCAATGAATGGCTAAAGAAGGTAGTGATATTAGATCATTCATTTTAACAGAGGACAAGCAGAGGATCAATAAGGATTAATACATGTACAAATCAATCCTAAGAGGCTGATATCAAGTGATTCTCTTCTCTGCTCTTGCCATATTGACCACATGATACGGAATTCCAATTTCTTGCACCCTTAGGATCGAAGAGGTACGTATTTCAGCAAAGCTTAGTACGTGGAACATGTACTCTAAAAACTATTTAACCATAACAGTGAGCTACAGAGCAAAGAAGGGTTGTGACTGCAAACATGGGATCGACATGAAAGCGTTGGTGGTTAATAGGCTtaacattatttcataaatataaaacCATCAGGCTACAAGGCAACTGCTACCGATTACAAAAATTACTTATAATATGCCAAGTTACTAGGCAACCCTGATTAGAAAAAAAGTGTCGGGCACGGTAGTATGTGGGCAACCTTACATACATAAAAGATAAGAAACACACAGCGAGTAAAACTCTAATGGCGAAGGCCAAAAAGCGCCGAGATAAGCATGGCCGGCTCTGTATGTGACGTGACCATCAGGGTGAAGTGGGCTTGCATGGAATAGCAGGAAATTTAGGCAGAGTTGGCTTGGGAAAAGCTGAGAACTCATGGGGCAACTCAGGAAGAGTAGGCTTAGGCAGATCATGAAGATATGGAAGCTCATGTGAGAGAGTTGGCTCGGGGATCTCTGGGAATTTTGGCACCTCCGGAAGATGATGCTCAAATGGGTTGGGGATTTCTGGGAACTTCATCTCAGGCATATCATGACCTTCGGTTAACTTGGGAATTTCGGCTCTGGCAGCTTGGGGATCTCCGGGAGTTTAGGCTCGGGCAGAGTTGGGAATTCAGGCAGCTTGGGCAAGGTTGGTATTGTTGGGAAAGTGGGATGATCATGTGGGTTCACCTCCTCAGGTGACTATTGGGTCAgttccagcctcaagagaggacccgacctggcccgtcacttaagtgatggGTGGAGGAAAACGGGAGCGCACTCGATGGTCCCCCCCATCtctctcacgtctctctctcttaggttttcctttttcggggaaaaaagaaagggagatcttgtggctgcacaacaagaggagagaaggagaagatgaaggcaaggaagagaaggctGCAAGCATTTGGCTTGAGCAAGATTTGATATCGAGGAGGAAGCCAGACGCATCTTCTCCCAATCCACGATTTCTGCATTCCGTCGGTGATATTCTCTTTATTTATCTCATATTGTTTTaatgagatattattgtttgaagGTTGGCTTTatgtagcccctcgtgggatAACTtctatcattgattatagtggattgtttttgggtcgtagtaccccgtggttttttcaccatcattgttttgaggggttttttcacgtaaaaaaaatttctcgtgtagtttgtgattgtgattagTTTGGTTGGAGTTCTTGGTCGTTGATTCATTGTTTATTGCATGATATATTGGGCTATAGTTTGTTGTTCAATTATTTTAGTAGGTTCGTGTCCTATTTCATTCATCCCAACAAAGTGGTGTCTGAGCCAACatggtggataacaaaattgattttggtactagCCGTATGATTAGCCTAAATGAgactaattatagtctatggaaaaataagatgaaagatctattatatgtgaaggctatgcacctcccagctttttccaaagaaaagacCAATTCTAAGTCTGATGAGGAATGTGAATTTGAACACGAACAAGTTTGTGGTTTTATTCgacaatttgtggatgaaaatgtttataaccatatccaagattaaaatcatgcatgtagtttgtgggtaaaattagaaaatctttatgcctccGAGATAAGaagtagtaaattatttcttctgaaaagattgatgaatttaagaTTCAGAGAGGGTAGTtcagtgtcagattttctaaatgattttcaagGGATTACCAGTCAATTATCCAGTATGggtgttaaatttgaagatgagattttgggtaatattattgcttgctacttTGCCTAATTCGTGGGGGACATTAAGAGTCTCGCTTACTAATTCTATAGCTAATGAGGTTGTTTCTTTAGAGACTGTTAAGTCAGGtattctcaatga comes from the Nymphaea colorata isolate Beijing-Zhang1983 chromosome 14, ASM883128v2, whole genome shotgun sequence genome and includes:
- the LOC116267486 gene encoding protein PELPK1-like, whose product is MKSLPNLNGRYLLEAADESKAAEEVNPHDRNTFPTIPTLPQLPEFPTCQPKFPEIPKLPVPKFPEIPHQTDGHDLPEMKFPEIPNPFDHHLPELPKFSEVPKPTLPHEVPDVHLPEPTLPELPHEFPAFPLLEFPTVPYKPTSP